A region of Pseudarthrobacter sp. NIBRBAC000502770 DNA encodes the following proteins:
- a CDS encoding molybdopterin-dependent oxidoreductase, whose amino-acid sequence MAAAAGGLAAGELLAGFASPSLSPLTAVGGAVIDAVPPGVKDWAITLFGTADKAALLAGMGLAIAALAAVAGVLELRRRWAGASVMGIFGLAGLAAVLTRAQATPLAPMLPVLAAAAAVVLLRFLVRRLQSWEGSAPGKAGPGGTAGSRRGFLQALAATSAASALGGVLAGFWRGAAIAATEARARITLPAPASAAPPIPADAEAGVPGMPPLVTPNPGFYRIDTALAVPTVNPETWVLKVTGMVAREVQLSFADLLGKPLVERHMTIACVSNGVGGDLIGNARWLGWPVRELLALAVPHQGADMVLSRSADGWTAGTPLEALTDGGRDALLAVGMNGEPLPLEHGFPVRLVVPGLYGYVSATKWVTELKVTRFADDAGYWTPRGWSARGPIKTSSRIDVPRSGRPVSAGTVLLAGVAWAQHTGIQKVELRVNRGPWREAELAPGISIDTWYQWTLAVSLVPGQYEVQVRATDLNGVAQDETERPPAPDGATGFHTVRVDLKS is encoded by the coding sequence ATCGCAGCGGCCGCCGGCGGCCTCGCGGCGGGGGAGCTGCTGGCGGGTTTTGCCAGCCCCTCCCTTTCGCCCCTGACCGCTGTGGGCGGCGCTGTCATCGATGCCGTCCCGCCCGGAGTCAAGGACTGGGCCATCACCCTCTTCGGCACTGCGGACAAGGCCGCGCTCCTGGCGGGCATGGGGCTGGCCATTGCCGCTCTGGCGGCCGTGGCCGGGGTCCTGGAGCTCCGCCGCCGATGGGCCGGTGCCTCCGTGATGGGGATTTTCGGGCTGGCGGGACTGGCTGCGGTCCTCACACGGGCCCAGGCGACCCCTTTGGCCCCCATGCTGCCGGTCCTGGCCGCGGCAGCCGCCGTCGTGCTGTTGCGGTTCCTGGTCCGGCGGCTGCAGTCGTGGGAAGGCTCCGCCCCGGGGAAGGCAGGGCCCGGAGGAACCGCCGGTTCCCGCCGCGGCTTCCTCCAGGCTCTCGCCGCCACCTCAGCCGCCTCAGCCCTGGGGGGAGTGCTCGCGGGATTCTGGCGCGGAGCCGCCATCGCCGCCACCGAAGCCAGGGCACGGATCACCCTGCCGGCCCCTGCGTCAGCGGCACCGCCCATTCCGGCGGACGCAGAGGCGGGCGTACCCGGGATGCCGCCGCTGGTCACCCCCAACCCTGGGTTCTACCGGATCGACACTGCCCTGGCTGTTCCCACGGTCAACCCGGAGACCTGGGTCCTGAAAGTCACCGGAATGGTGGCCCGGGAAGTCCAGCTCTCCTTCGCCGACCTCCTGGGGAAGCCCCTGGTGGAACGCCACATGACCATTGCCTGCGTCTCCAACGGAGTGGGCGGCGACCTGATCGGAAACGCCCGCTGGCTCGGCTGGCCGGTCCGCGAACTGCTGGCCCTGGCTGTTCCCCACCAGGGGGCCGACATGGTCCTCTCCCGCAGTGCCGATGGCTGGACTGCCGGAACGCCACTGGAGGCCCTAACCGACGGCGGCAGGGACGCGCTCCTTGCCGTAGGCATGAACGGCGAACCGCTGCCGCTGGAGCACGGATTCCCGGTACGCCTGGTGGTCCCCGGCCTCTACGGGTATGTGTCGGCCACCAAGTGGGTTACTGAACTCAAGGTCACCAGGTTCGCCGACGACGCCGGGTACTGGACGCCGCGGGGCTGGTCGGCGCGCGGTCCCATCAAGACGTCGTCGCGCATCGACGTACCCCGCAGCGGGCGTCCGGTCAGTGCCGGAACCGTACTCCTGGCGGGCGTTGCCTGGGCCCAGCACACCGGCATCCAAAAGGTGGAACTGCGGGTCAACCGGGGGCCGTGGCGGGAAGCCGAGCTGGCGCCGGGCATCTCCATAGACACCTGGTACCAGTGGACGCTGGCGGTCAGCCTGGTCCCGGGGCAGTATGAGGTCCAGGTCCGCGCCACCGATCTCAACGGTGTGGCCCAGGATGAGACTGAGCGGCCTCCCGCGCCGGACGGAGCCACGGGATTCCACACCGTTAGAGTGGAC
- the moaA gene encoding GTP 3',8-cyclase MoaA, producing the protein MSLQLGMPQPREEAAPALPGVPARRPADAPDGLADRYGRRATDMRLSLTDKCNLRCTYCMPAEGLEWLAKQAVMSAAEIVRIVKVGVEQLGVRELRLTGGEPLVRHDLVDIIAALRANHPDLPISMTTNGVGLARKAAALKDAGLTRINVSLDSLHEETFTKLTRRPFLGQVLAGVDAAWAAGLGPVKLNAVLMRGINDAESPQLLAWALERGYELRFIEQMPLDADHGWTRRNMITAAEIRALLSRDYVLTPDPRARDGAPAERFEVRRRQDGPADGAGSPLLGTVGIIASVTEPFCADCRRTRITAEGKIMSCLFSREEFDLLGLLRTGAGDDELAQRWQDAMWIKPKAHGMDHVGLDAPDFVQPDRSMSAIGG; encoded by the coding sequence ATGAGTCTCCAGCTAGGAATGCCGCAGCCGCGGGAGGAAGCAGCCCCTGCGCTGCCAGGCGTTCCGGCGCGCCGCCCCGCTGACGCGCCGGACGGGCTGGCGGACCGGTATGGCCGCCGCGCCACGGACATGAGGCTGTCCCTAACGGACAAGTGCAATCTCCGCTGCACCTACTGCATGCCCGCGGAAGGCCTGGAATGGCTCGCCAAGCAGGCAGTGATGTCCGCAGCGGAAATCGTGCGGATCGTGAAAGTCGGCGTGGAGCAGCTGGGGGTCCGGGAACTGCGGCTCACGGGCGGTGAGCCGCTGGTCAGGCATGACCTGGTGGACATCATCGCCGCCCTGCGGGCCAACCACCCGGACCTGCCGATCTCCATGACCACCAACGGGGTGGGCCTGGCCAGGAAGGCTGCCGCGCTGAAGGATGCAGGGCTGACCCGCATCAATGTGTCGCTGGACTCACTGCATGAGGAGACGTTCACCAAACTGACCCGGCGCCCCTTCCTCGGCCAGGTCCTGGCCGGAGTGGACGCCGCCTGGGCCGCCGGCCTGGGCCCGGTCAAACTGAATGCTGTCCTGATGCGGGGCATTAACGACGCCGAGTCGCCCCAGCTGCTGGCCTGGGCGCTGGAGCGCGGGTACGAACTGCGGTTCATTGAACAGATGCCGCTCGACGCCGATCACGGCTGGACCCGCCGCAATATGATCACCGCCGCCGAAATCCGCGCCCTGCTGTCCCGGGACTACGTCCTCACCCCCGATCCCCGGGCGCGTGACGGCGCTCCTGCGGAGCGGTTTGAGGTACGACGGCGGCAGGACGGTCCGGCGGACGGCGCCGGCAGTCCCCTCCTTGGGACGGTGGGGATCATCGCCTCCGTCACCGAACCGTTCTGCGCTGACTGCAGGCGGACCAGGATCACTGCCGAAGGCAAGATCATGAGCTGCCTGTTTTCCCGGGAGGAGTTCGACCTGCTGGGCCTGCTGCGCACTGGTGCCGGCGACGACGAGCTGGCGCAGCGGTGGCAGGATGCCATGTGGATCAAACCAAAGGCCCATGGCATGGACCACGTGGGACTCGACGCTCCGGACTTCGTCCAGCCGGACCGCAGCATGAGCGCCATCGGGGGCTGA
- a CDS encoding HNH endonuclease signature motif containing protein — translation MGIGADLAVVMEGVSASVAALSGLVLDDCSLASGAHVGADVDVLRRRYEIRLERLEVVARLEAQLAAVKVSDVAEAVEIQLAQVAPDAPVHECTFAEMSAVEEIAGILTISSGAAGALVEQSRRVCSLPAVVEALSMGGVSWQHARIVADETEGLTPDSAAGLVAHFFDPDAPNPARGAAPGDLVPSRFRAKVRAWRERHHPESLEKRHVKGVADRRMDYAPDRDGMAWLSLYLPGDTACAIWNRSTATARGVQNPTEERTLTQLRADVAASLLLGAGNTTAAGEAARSTGDIGKIPTPRADILVTVPVFSLLGLTDEPAVLDGFGPIPASMARRLVAGGAESFYRVLVDPRDGAPLEIGRTRYRLPETSKKWIRLRDCKCTFPGCTNHTPDNDTDHLTAWQHGGKTDIRNLAQLCPKHHRLKHTSTWVPDAATPNEPPGWTSPTGRHYKPEQADSQPTHWPPGILAPKAIVSGKSAPTALDAPGVGPAGLGAPATADEVGPMEPPSELPVELPLWRQLVTDTLEWPDEPAEEPPGGNLLEPDELPPTDPLWDDFYAMPFLLPPDPAGHWDVLLS, via the coding sequence ATGGGAATCGGTGCGGATCTCGCGGTGGTGATGGAGGGTGTTTCTGCCTCTGTTGCTGCCCTGAGCGGGCTGGTTCTGGATGATTGTTCCTTGGCTTCGGGCGCTCATGTTGGTGCTGACGTGGATGTGTTGCGGCGCCGGTATGAGATCCGGTTGGAGCGGCTTGAAGTCGTGGCCCGGTTGGAGGCCCAGCTCGCAGCGGTCAAGGTCAGTGATGTTGCCGAAGCCGTCGAAATCCAGCTGGCACAGGTTGCACCTGACGCCCCGGTCCATGAGTGCACGTTTGCGGAGATGTCCGCGGTGGAGGAGATCGCCGGGATCCTCACCATCAGTTCGGGGGCGGCCGGTGCGTTGGTGGAGCAGTCCCGGCGGGTCTGTTCCCTGCCGGCTGTGGTTGAGGCCCTGTCCATGGGTGGGGTGTCGTGGCAGCACGCCCGGATCGTGGCCGACGAAACCGAAGGCCTCACCCCCGACTCTGCCGCCGGCCTGGTGGCGCATTTCTTTGACCCTGACGCGCCCAACCCGGCCCGGGGCGCCGCGCCCGGTGACCTTGTCCCGTCCAGGTTTCGGGCGAAGGTCCGGGCTTGGCGGGAACGCCACCACCCTGAGTCCTTGGAGAAACGGCATGTGAAGGGGGTGGCGGACCGGCGGATGGACTACGCCCCGGACCGGGACGGGATGGCCTGGCTGTCCCTGTACCTTCCCGGCGATACCGCGTGCGCCATCTGGAACCGCAGCACCGCCACCGCCCGCGGCGTCCAAAACCCCACGGAGGAGCGGACCCTCACCCAGCTCCGCGCCGACGTCGCCGCGTCACTGCTCCTCGGCGCCGGAAACACGACGGCCGCGGGTGAAGCTGCCAGGAGCACCGGTGATATTGGGAAAATCCCCACACCGCGGGCCGACATCCTGGTCACGGTCCCGGTGTTCTCACTGCTTGGCCTCACCGATGAGCCCGCGGTGCTGGACGGATTCGGGCCGATCCCGGCATCCATGGCACGGAGGCTCGTCGCCGGCGGGGCGGAATCGTTCTACCGGGTCCTGGTCGACCCGCGCGACGGGGCACCCCTGGAGATCGGACGCACCCGCTACCGGCTCCCGGAGACCAGCAAGAAATGGATCCGGCTGCGGGACTGCAAATGCACCTTCCCAGGCTGCACCAACCACACCCCCGACAACGACACCGACCACCTCACCGCCTGGCAACACGGCGGCAAAACAGACATCCGAAACTTGGCCCAGCTCTGCCCAAAACACCACCGCCTCAAACACACCAGCACCTGGGTCCCTGACGCGGCGACCCCGAATGAACCGCCCGGCTGGACCTCACCCACCGGCCGACACTACAAACCCGAACAAGCAGACTCCCAACCAACCCACTGGCCACCAGGAATCCTGGCGCCGAAGGCCATCGTCTCCGGGAAGTCCGCACCGACAGCGTTGGACGCACCAGGGGTGGGCCCAGCCGGGTTGGGCGCACCGGCGACAGCGGACGAAGTGGGACCAATGGAACCACCATCGGAACTGCCGGTGGAACTGCCGCTATGGCGCCAGTTAGTGACAGACACGCTGGAGTGGCCGGACGAGCCAGCCGAGGAACCGCCTGGCGGCAACTTGCTTGAGCCGGATGAACTCCCGCCGACAGATCCTTTGTGGGACGATTTCTACGCCATGCCGTTCCTGCTGCCACCAGACCCGGCGGGACATTGGGACGTGCTCCTGTCGTAG
- a CDS encoding MoaD/ThiS family protein, which yields MLVRYFAAARAAAGREEEKFDLPDGATVAHLLEAVLGVPRAEPPAGTPPLARLLSRSSFLLNEVAVRDQSTVLGADDVVDVLPPFAGG from the coding sequence ATGCTTGTACGTTATTTTGCTGCCGCGCGCGCTGCCGCCGGGCGTGAGGAAGAAAAGTTCGACCTGCCCGACGGTGCCACGGTCGCCCATCTCTTGGAAGCTGTGCTGGGGGTGCCTCGCGCCGAGCCGCCGGCAGGCACTCCTCCGCTCGCTCGGCTCCTGTCCCGCAGCAGCTTCCTGCTCAACGAGGTGGCCGTCCGGGACCAGTCAACGGTTCTTGGGGCCGACGACGTGGTCGACGTGCTTCCCCCCTTTGCTGGCGGGTAG